Proteins from a genomic interval of Insulibacter thermoxylanivorax:
- a CDS encoding YkvI family membrane protein, whose product MKKKTNMIIQIAATYTGTVVGAGFASGQSIMQFFTVYGAYGVLGILCSTFLFVWIGTKMMILAHQIKAFSYQEFNVYLFGKSFGKVANALTFIILFGVTAVMLSGTGTIFEEQLRLPYQLGIIISIILCYLVMTKEISGIMFVNSLVVPMMLFFTILLVVKVVRIDNIFDIVGWQNQQLYNLKWFVSPFVYAGLNFAFILAVMVPLGSEVDDESALKWGGFWGGIGLGFMLLVSHFAMSSKMPEILQYDIPMAEIIRDFGQFFHVLFLLVIYGEIFTTLIGNVFGISRQIQSLYHIPKSWLVLGILLASFLISQAGFTSLLTYLYPLFGYMGVILLVFFSGSTAAQGLEG is encoded by the coding sequence ATGAAGAAAAAAACAAATATGATAATACAAATCGCCGCGACATATACGGGAACCGTGGTGGGAGCCGGATTTGCCTCAGGACAGTCGATTATGCAGTTTTTCACGGTATACGGAGCCTATGGGGTATTAGGCATTTTATGCAGCACCTTTCTTTTTGTATGGATCGGCACTAAAATGATGATTCTAGCTCACCAGATCAAAGCATTTTCATATCAGGAGTTTAATGTTTATCTGTTTGGCAAGAGTTTCGGCAAAGTCGCAAATGCCTTGACTTTTATTATTCTATTTGGGGTAACGGCCGTGATGCTTTCAGGTACCGGTACCATTTTCGAAGAACAACTCCGTCTACCCTATCAACTGGGTATTATCATCAGCATCATTTTGTGTTATCTGGTGATGACGAAGGAAATCAGCGGAATTATGTTCGTAAACTCGTTAGTCGTTCCCATGATGCTTTTTTTCACTATTCTCCTTGTCGTAAAGGTTGTCAGAATAGACAATATTTTTGATATAGTCGGTTGGCAGAACCAACAACTGTACAATTTGAAGTGGTTCGTGAGTCCGTTTGTGTATGCAGGATTGAATTTTGCTTTTATTTTAGCCGTTATGGTTCCTCTAGGGAGTGAGGTGGATGACGAAAGCGCATTAAAATGGGGAGGGTTTTGGGGAGGCATTGGTCTTGGTTTTATGCTTCTTGTCAGCCATTTTGCAATGAGCTCAAAGATGCCCGAGATTCTTCAATACGATATTCCGATGGCCGAGATTATTCGAGATTTCGGGCAGTTTTTTCATGTATTGTTTTTGCTCGTAATCTATGGAGAAATATTCACCACATTGATAGGCAATGTCTTCGGAATTTCTCGTCAAATCCAAAGTCTATATCATATTCCTAAAAGTTGGTTAGTTCTCGGCATATTACTTGCTAGTTTTTTGATTAGTCAAGCCGGTTTCACCTCCTTACTTACTTATCTTTATCCGCTGTTTGGATATATGGGTGTGATACTTCTCGTTTTTTTTAGCGGTTCAACGGCTGCCCAGGGACTAGAAGGTTAG
- a CDS encoding spore germination protein encodes MQQVNINKSHGNSDVRIRSRKPIHNRGNYQWLAIHDAQVYELDAGGRKVKLFYIRSFVDQNQVESDIVLPLLHAPDEQAGQKVISEDRVDVTTLQQTEELILQGGILVFDEIGNVCAIKKQNQLGRAIDSSEQESIVYGPKDSLTEQLDKSLSLICFNPQKTMYIAGW; translated from the coding sequence ATGCAACAAGTAAATATCAATAAAAGCCACGGTAATTCCGATGTAAGGATTAGGTCTCGCAAACCAATCCATAACAGGGGGAATTACCAATGGCTCGCTATTCACGATGCACAAGTGTATGAGTTGGATGCGGGAGGGCGGAAAGTCAAGCTGTTCTACATCCGTTCCTTTGTGGATCAAAATCAGGTCGAAAGCGACATCGTGCTTCCCCTTTTGCACGCCCCGGACGAACAAGCAGGACAAAAGGTGATTTCCGAAGATCGGGTGGACGTAACGACGCTGCAGCAAACCGAAGAGCTCATCTTGCAAGGAGGAATCCTTGTTTTTGATGAAATCGGGAACGTTTGTGCAATCAAAAAGCAGAATCAGTTGGGCCGCGCCATCGATTCTTCCGAGCAGGAATCGATTGTGTACGGCCCTAAAGACAGCCTAACCGAGCAGTTGGACAAAAGCTTGAGCTTAATTTGTTTCAATCCCCAGAAGACTATGTACATCGCTGGTTGGTAA
- a CDS encoding sensor histidine kinase, with the protein MEKTVRFALEFPEQNGFVFGHPKLLRAALQEIINNALDASPLGSVLTLRINITDNHIHIIVRDQGAGIPEDLQSRIILPFITSKQDAIGFGLSFSQVMIEKMGGSLKIDSSDLGTNVIVQLPAFKGTV; encoded by the coding sequence TTGGAGAAAACAGTACGTTTCGCTCTGGAATTTCCGGAGCAAAACGGTTTTGTGTTTGGACACCCCAAGTTGCTGCGAGCGGCGCTGCAAGAAATCATTAACAATGCATTAGATGCAAGTCCCCTAGGTTCTGTCTTAACGCTCCGAATTAACATTACGGATAATCACATCCACATCATTGTTCGCGATCAAGGAGCAGGAATTCCAGAAGATCTGCAGTCCCGAATCATCCTACCGTTTATTACAAGTAAACAGGACGCCATTGGATTTGGGCTCAGTTTTAGTCAAGTTATGATCGAAAAAATGGGAGGCTCTTTGAAAATCGATAGCTCTGATCTAGGCACAAACGTTATTGTTCAATTACCCGCATTTAAGGGAACAGTTTAA
- a CDS encoding DUF1657 domain-containing protein, translating to MTVASQVKTCLASLKSAQASLEQFALETQNQEAKSLFTNAAQQTQQIVQQVASRVQQLENEEPQYKGF from the coding sequence GTGACAGTTGCTTCTCAAGTGAAAACGTGCTTAGCATCTTTAAAAAGTGCTCAGGCAAGTCTGGAACAATTTGCTTTGGAAACACAAAATCAAGAAGCAAAATCGCTCTTTACGAATGCGGCCCAACAAACCCAACAAATCGTGCAGCAAGTTGCAAGCCGCGTACAACAGTTGGAAAATGAAGAGCCTCAATATAAGGGGTTTTAA
- the dpsA gene encoding dipicolinate synthase subunit DpsA, with amino-acid sequence METRADEAGTLHEVRHAKLTKEVLSKADVLILPVVGTDDHGKIESSFSTETLMLNKEYMSCLPKHAKVYSGIAKSYLKNLCSEVGIDLIELLNRDDVAIYNSIPTAEGALMMAIQHTDITIHGSRCMVLGLGRVGLTLASVLHRLGAHVKAGVQKPEQFARALEMGIEPFYTKDLYEEGANADIIFNTVAALILTSRVLTRIPHHAIIIDLASKPGGTDFRFAEKRGIKAMLAPSLPGAVAPRTAGRILASTLCQMMQDEQRNRNREQMDILACPSGV; translated from the coding sequence ATGGAAACTCGCGCAGATGAAGCAGGCACTCTTCATGAAGTCCGGCACGCAAAGCTTACGAAGGAAGTACTTAGCAAGGCGGATGTATTGATTTTACCGGTTGTTGGTACGGATGACCATGGCAAAATAGAGTCTTCATTTTCGACCGAAACGCTAATGCTGAACAAAGAATATATGTCCTGTTTGCCTAAACATGCAAAAGTTTATTCCGGCATAGCTAAGTCCTACTTGAAGAACCTTTGCTCGGAAGTGGGTATCGATCTGATTGAATTGCTCAATAGGGACGATGTTGCCATATACAATTCAATTCCCACTGCAGAAGGCGCTTTAATGATGGCCATTCAACATACGGATATTACCATACATGGTTCGCGTTGTATGGTTCTGGGATTGGGGAGAGTCGGTCTTACGTTAGCCAGCGTGCTTCACCGTCTGGGAGCACACGTCAAAGCAGGTGTGCAGAAACCGGAGCAGTTTGCACGTGCCTTGGAGATGGGGATTGAGCCGTTTTATACGAAAGATTTGTACGAAGAAGGCGCAAATGCGGATATTATTTTTAACACGGTTGCGGCGCTAATCCTTACATCTCGTGTGCTAACTCGTATACCGCATCACGCAATCATTATTGATTTAGCTTCCAAACCTGGCGGGACAGATTTTCGCTTCGCCGAAAAACGCGGAATCAAGGCCATGTTGGCGCCAAGTTTACCGGGAGCTGTCGCGCCAAGAACAGCTGGACGAATATTGGCGAGTACGTTATGTCAAATGATGCAGGACGAACAACGGAATCGAAATCGGGAGCAAATGGACATACTTGCTTGTCCTTCTGGGGTGTGA
- a CDS encoding CBO0543 family protein, producing the protein MIIVSSWPNQLGIAMGLWHYHREVLPFMSANFPRNFSLLPATVMFLNQYKPEPADKGSPIWGFSAFVAEPISQMADLYYSIHWKQYLFISDLCRAISAGFEHRQAGR; encoded by the coding sequence ATGATTATCGTGTCATCATGGCCGAACCAGCTTGGGATTGCCATGGGACTCTGGCATTATCACAGGGAAGTCCTACCGTTCATGTCGGCCAATTTTCCAAGGAATTTTTCACTTCTTCCCGCCACAGTGATGTTCTTAAACCAGTACAAGCCGGAACCCGCTGATAAAGGCTCTCCTATTTGGGGTTTTTCCGCTTTTGTGGCCGAGCCGATCTCACAAATGGCTGATTTATATTATTCCATTCACTGGAAGCAATATCTATTCATTTCCGATCTATGTCGGGCTATATCTGCTGGCTTCGAGCATCGCCAAGCGGGGCGTTGA
- a CDS encoding YjzC family protein, producing the protein MGERTEFNPGDEVPNDGVYIETGENDHIMGIEKPKQVELKAGSSFPETTNHNRKWTRKSQH; encoded by the coding sequence ATGGGCGAACGCACAGAATTCAATCCGGGAGATGAAGTCCCCAATGATGGTGTCTATATCGAAACCGGTGAGAACGATCACATCATGGGAATCGAGAAGCCGAAGCAGGTCGAACTGAAGGCGGGCTCTTCCTTCCCCGAAACAACCAACCACAATCGCAAATGGACCCGCAAAAGTCAGCATTAA
- a CDS encoding DUF951 domain-containing protein, with protein MERKTYKLHDIVMMKKPHPCGVNEMEIIRMGMDIRIKCTGCKHSILMPRSEFEKKLKKVLRSAETAE; from the coding sequence ATGGAAAGGAAAACCTACAAACTGCATGATATCGTCATGATGAAGAAACCGCACCCTTGCGGTGTGAATGAGATGGAGATCATTCGCATGGGCATGGATATCCGAATCAAGTGTACGGGCTGCAAACACAGCATCTTAATGCCCAGGTCTGAATTTGAGAAAAAACTGAAGAAGGTCCTGCGTTCGGCGGAAACAGCAGAATAA
- a CDS encoding DUF421 domain-containing protein: MPDWLEIALRTLLAMGVLFVLTKILGKRQVSQLSLFEYITGITIGSIAAYVSLDLETNWYLGLVAMTVWTVVSLGIEYLQLKSKTARDLFDGKATVLIKEGKIMEDNLKKERITSDELMEQLRKKNVFKAADVEFAVMEPSGDISVLLTKENQPLTPKHLGVNVGPEQEPQTVIMDGKIMDEPLATIGLNRQWLDTELEKLGVSIDNVYLGQVDSYGQLYVDLFDDQIKVPKPQKKAALLATLKKCEADLEMFALSTKEQNTKQMYEQCSKALEKIIDEVKPLLIR; this comes from the coding sequence ATGCCGGATTGGCTAGAAATCGCTTTGCGAACGTTATTGGCTATGGGGGTTCTTTTTGTCCTAACGAAGATATTGGGTAAACGACAGGTATCACAGCTTTCATTGTTTGAGTATATCACCGGAATCACGATCGGCAGCATTGCAGCTTACGTTTCGTTGGATCTGGAGACCAATTGGTATTTAGGCTTGGTTGCGATGACGGTTTGGACCGTTGTTTCTTTAGGGATTGAATATTTACAGCTGAAAAGCAAAACGGCAAGAGACCTATTCGACGGCAAAGCAACAGTGCTCATTAAGGAAGGCAAGATCATGGAGGATAACCTGAAAAAAGAAAGGATTACCTCGGATGAACTTATGGAACAGCTTCGAAAAAAAAATGTGTTCAAAGCTGCCGATGTTGAATTCGCAGTCATGGAGCCGAGCGGTGACATTAGCGTTCTTCTAACCAAGGAAAACCAACCGTTAACGCCTAAACACCTTGGAGTAAATGTCGGGCCGGAACAAGAGCCTCAAACGGTCATTATGGATGGAAAAATAATGGACGAGCCGCTTGCCACGATAGGTCTAAACAGGCAATGGCTGGATACGGAACTGGAGAAATTAGGTGTTTCGATTGATAACGTATATCTTGGACAGGTGGATTCCTATGGCCAGCTATACGTTGATTTATTTGATGATCAGATCAAAGTACCGAAACCTCAGAAGAAAGCCGCATTGCTTGCAACATTGAAAAAGTGTGAAGCGGATCTCGAAATGTTTGCCTTATCTACCAAAGAACAAAATACAAAGCAGATGTACGAGCAATGTTCAAAAGCGTTAGAAAAGATTATTGATGAAGTGAAACCATTGCTGATTCGTTGA
- the rpsR gene encoding 30S ribosomal protein S18, which yields MAFAQRNDEERGERKFAPRRGGKGKRRKVCYFTVNKITHIDYKNTEVLKKFISERGKILPRRVTGTSAKYQRALTVAIKRARAVALLPYTTDNI from the coding sequence ATGGCATTTGCACAAAGAAATGACGAAGAACGTGGCGAAAGAAAGTTTGCTCCACGTAGAGGTGGCAAAGGTAAACGTAGAAAAGTTTGCTACTTTACAGTCAATAAAATTACTCATATTGATTACAAAAATACGGAAGTTCTTAAAAAGTTCATTAGTGAACGGGGGAAGATTCTTCCTCGCCGTGTGACTGGAACAAGCGCAAAATATCAACGTGCTTTAACAGTTGCAATTAAACGTGCTAGGGCGGTAGCGTTGCTTCCGTACACAACGGATAATATCTAG
- a CDS encoding PAS domain S-box protein, translated as MDISHPAAHHAFHYTLVGKALVRFGGEVAMVNRSLCNMLGYTEQELLRMRILDIIYTEDVPLYNGFMNDLLGGNSDYVEMENRYICLDGRHKWGMTTLSVIDVEGHPERVFLIQVQEITYRKRLVELNEAYADKFRILADHHSDLVYDVMLDGSFSYVNRACTKLWGDDLYELERALGDTIRKSLEHVMESFTNSPFEMETSFESERRQNVEIQRTEYSQFHSE; from the coding sequence ATGGATATTTCACATCCTGCCGCTCACCACGCATTTCATTATACACTTGTCGGAAAAGCTTTAGTTCGATTCGGTGGTGAAGTGGCAATGGTCAATCGCTCGCTATGCAACATGCTGGGCTATACAGAACAAGAACTGCTGCGAATGAGAATACTTGACATTATTTATACGGAAGACGTTCCATTATATAACGGGTTCATGAATGACTTGCTAGGCGGCAATTCCGATTATGTCGAAATGGAGAATCGTTATATTTGTCTTGACGGCAGACACAAATGGGGAATGACAACCCTATCGGTCATCGATGTGGAGGGACATCCGGAAAGAGTATTCTTGATCCAGGTTCAGGAGATCACGTATCGCAAAAGGCTTGTTGAATTGAACGAGGCATACGCCGATAAATTCAGAATACTTGCTGACCATCATTCCGATCTTGTTTACGACGTCATGTTAGATGGAAGTTTCAGCTATGTGAACCGCGCCTGCACGAAATTATGGGGCGATGACTTATATGAGTTGGAAAGAGCACTTGGAGACACCATTCGGAAAAGTCTGGAACACGTGATGGAATCATTTACGAATTCCCCTTTTGAGATGGAAACTTCATTTGAAAGCGAAAGACGGCAAAATGTTGAAATACAGCGTACTGAATATTCCCAATTTCATTCAGAATGA
- a CDS encoding cell wall hydrolase — MAVVKARASDIDLLARLLRAEAEGEGEQGMLLVGAVGINRIRANCSDFKGIRTIPQMVFQPHAFEATIHGYFYQKARDKDRRLARKSINGERPWPAKFALWYFKPPANCPSTWYNQPFVGRYKSHCFYEPTGVECENIYNTF; from the coding sequence ATGGCCGTTGTCAAAGCCAGGGCAAGTGATATAGATCTGTTGGCAAGATTGCTTCGAGCCGAAGCGGAAGGGGAAGGCGAACAAGGAATGCTGCTCGTCGGGGCTGTAGGAATTAATCGGATTCGGGCAAACTGCTCCGATTTTAAAGGCATTCGTACGATTCCGCAAATGGTATTTCAGCCGCATGCGTTTGAAGCAACCATACACGGTTACTTTTATCAAAAGGCAAGGGACAAAGATAGACGCCTTGCACGAAAGTCAATTAACGGTGAGCGACCATGGCCTGCTAAATTCGCTTTGTGGTATTTCAAACCCCCCGCAAATTGCCCTTCGACATGGTACAATCAGCCTTTTGTCGGAAGATACAAAAGCCACTGCTTTTACGAACCGACAGGTGTAGAATGCGAAAATATTTACAATACTTTTTAA
- a CDS encoding DUF3343 domain-containing protein, with amino-acid sequence MLMAFDSTQQALRAEMLLEYAKIEIDIQPTPKEITAGCAISIGFDDDDLSKVQSIVRSEGVQIKGIFRYQDGEYTLVE; translated from the coding sequence ATGTTAATGGCTTTTGATTCGACGCAGCAAGCCCTGCGTGCGGAGATGCTGCTTGAATATGCGAAGATCGAGATCGATATTCAGCCGACTCCTAAGGAGATCACAGCGGGCTGTGCCATCTCCATAGGATTCGACGATGACGATCTAAGCAAAGTACAGTCCATCGTTCGCAGTGAAGGCGTACAGATCAAGGGGATTTTCCGATATCAAGACGGGGAATATACGCTTGTAGAGTAA
- the rpsF gene encoding 30S ribosomal protein S6: MRKYEVMYILRPDLEQEAVDATAERFNEIITSGGGEITKHEVLGKKRLAYEIKKFRDGIYVLTQFTCEPAVVAELERIIKITDEVIRHLVVRDVA; the protein is encoded by the coding sequence GTGCGCAAATATGAAGTGATGTACATTCTTCGTCCTGATCTTGAACAAGAGGCTGTAGATGCTACAGCTGAAAGGTTCAATGAAATCATCACATCGGGCGGCGGAGAGATTACGAAGCATGAAGTGCTTGGTAAGAAACGTCTTGCGTACGAGATCAAGAAGTTCCGTGACGGAATCTATGTGCTGACGCAATTCACTTGCGAGCCTGCCGTCGTAGCTGAACTGGAACGGATCATTAAGATCACGGATGAGGTCATCCGCCATCTCGTTGTTAGAGACGTTGCCTAA
- a CDS encoding CHASE3 domain-containing protein has protein sequence METGQRGFVIIGEAQYLDPYNNGN, from the coding sequence ATGGAAACGGGCCAGCGTGGTTTTGTGATAATCGGAGAAGCGCAATATTTGGATCCTTATAATAACGGGAATTAA
- the rpsR gene encoding 30S ribosomal protein S18, with translation MSEQQQERKPAASQREERRPYNRRGRNKRRKVCYFTVNKITYIDYKDVDTLKKFISERGKILPRRVTGTSAKYQRMLTTAIKRARQLALLPYTTE, from the coding sequence ATGAGCGAGCAGCAACAAGAACGCAAGCCGGCAGCGAGCCAGCGCGAAGAGAGAAGACCGTATAACCGTCGCGGCCGCAACAAGCGTCGCAAAGTCTGCTACTTCACGGTGAACAAGATCACCTACATCGACTACAAAGATGTAGATACGCTCAAGAAGTTCATCAGTGAACGCGGCAAGATCTTGCCTCGTCGTGTAACGGGAACAAGCGCGAAGTATCAACGCATGTTGACTACAGCGATCAAACGTGCACGCCAGCTTGCGCTTTTGCCATATACAACTGAGTAA
- the ssb gene encoding single-stranded DNA-binding protein yields MLNRVILIGRLTRDPELRYTPTGIAVTQFTLAVDRPFTNSQGEREADFIPIVTWRQLAETCANYLRKGRLTAVEGRIQVRSYDNNEGRRVYVTEVIADNVRFLESIRNDDSSGGGSYGNRDLPLNRDDSKQDPFANDGSPIDLSDDDLPF; encoded by the coding sequence TTGCTGAACCGCGTCATATTAATAGGAAGATTGACCAGGGATCCAGAATTGCGATACACCCCAACAGGGATCGCCGTTACGCAGTTCACGCTGGCCGTGGACCGGCCGTTCACGAACAGTCAAGGTGAGCGAGAGGCGGATTTCATCCCGATCGTCACTTGGCGGCAGCTGGCTGAGACATGCGCGAATTACCTGCGCAAAGGCCGTCTTACAGCTGTGGAAGGCCGTATTCAAGTGCGCAGTTATGATAACAATGAAGGTCGCCGCGTATACGTAACGGAGGTCATCGCAGACAATGTTCGATTCCTGGAGTCGATTCGCAATGACGATTCTTCCGGGGGCGGTAGTTACGGGAATAGGGACTTGCCCTTAAACCGTGACGACAGCAAACAGGATCCTTTCGCGAACGATGGCAGCCCGATCGATCTGTCTGATGATGATTTGCCATTTTAG
- a CDS encoding Hsp20/alpha crystallin family protein, with the protein MPLIPWDSFRNIDLWRRDLEKIFNEGLPEIGARLGFAIPRIDVFENEHEVIASCEIPGLDKKEDLHIDVDENMLTISGTIKQANEVKQEQIHRKERFVGRFQRSVSLPSRVQTEGTTATYRSGVLEVRMPKLKADTQRQIDVQFH; encoded by the coding sequence ATGCCGCTCATTCCTTGGGATTCGTTTCGCAATATCGATCTATGGAGAAGGGATTTGGAAAAAATTTTTAACGAAGGTCTTCCGGAAATCGGCGCGCGTCTAGGATTTGCAATCCCTCGTATTGATGTATTTGAGAATGAACATGAAGTGATTGCTTCTTGTGAAATCCCTGGTTTGGATAAAAAAGAAGACCTTCATATCGATGTGGATGAAAACATGCTTACAATTAGTGGGACCATAAAGCAAGCGAATGAAGTGAAACAGGAACAAATACACCGCAAAGAACGGTTTGTCGGACGATTCCAACGGTCGGTGTCTTTGCCATCACGCGTTCAAACGGAAGGAACGACAGCAACGTATCGCAGCGGTGTCCTTGAAGTTCGAATGCCGAAATTAAAAGCCGATACCCAACGGCAAATTGATGTGCAGTTTCATTAA